From one Humulus lupulus chromosome 8, drHumLupu1.1, whole genome shotgun sequence genomic stretch:
- the LOC133798672 gene encoding uncharacterized protein LOC133798672 — protein MAFLLPNLSPSLLLQSKSKEKPVHQTLLNTKPNTPFSLPSSLPSLQTPLAEKRAQLNTPSGAQEKQPKDDFFVNLGLAVRTLREDLPLIFTKELNYDIYRDDITFKDPLNTFSGIENYKLIFWALRFHGRILFREICLEVYRIWQPSENVILIRWNLKGVPRVPWEAKGQFQGTSRYKLDRNGKIYEHKVDNLAFSFPQSLKPAASVLDLVGACPASPNPTFLWASPVDMHSSSWLEFYREVRKTLDQQGSNLLPQDGLVTCS, from the exons ATGGCTTTTCTTCTCCCGAATCTCTCTCCTTCTCTGCTCCTCCAATCCAAATCCAAAGAAAAACCCGTACACCAAACACTTCTCAACACAAAACCCAACACCCCTTTCTCTCTACCCTCTTCCCTCCCAAGCCTCCAGACCCCTTTAGCCGAGAAAAGAGCGCAGCTTAACACCCCCAGCGGTGCACAGGAAAAGCAGCCCAAAGATGACTTCTTTGTCAACCTCGGCCTAGCTGTTCGGACTCTCCGTGAAGACCTCCCTCTAATCTTTACCAAAGAGCTCAATTATGACATTTACAG GGATGATATAACGTTTAAGGACCCGTTAAACACATTCAGCGGTATTGAAAACTACAAATTGATCTTTTGGGCACTAAGATTTCATGGCAGAATTTTGTTCAGAGAGATTTGCCTTGAGGTATACAGGATATGGCAGCCCTCAGAGAATGTGATTTTGATCAGATGGAACTTGAAGGGTGTGCCTAGAGTTCCATGGGAAGCCAAAGGTCAATTTCAGGGCACTTCAAGGTATAAATTGGATAGAAATGGAAAAATATATGAACACAAAGTAGACAACTTGGCATTCAGTTTCCCACAGTCCCTCAAACCAGCAGCATCTGTGTTGGATTTGGTCGGTGCCTGTCCGGCGAGTCCTAATCCTACGTTCTTATGGGCTTCCCCTGTCGATATGCACTCATCTTCATGGCTGGAGTTTTATAGGGAAGTCAGGAAGACATTGGATCAACAAGGTTCTAACTTGCTTCCACAAGATGGTTTGGTTACTTGTTCATAA